A region of the Microcystis aeruginosa FD4 genome:
TTTGACAATAATTTTTGAGGAAATGCCAAATTTCACTACAAGTCCTTACAATAGACAGATGTCAAGAGCAGAGCAAGAACAAAAGTTTAACGATGTCCTAGTTCAGCAAAATACATATAATTTATCTCAAATTATAGTTGGAGGCTCAGATTCACCTTATTTTACTAAGCAGGAAGTAGAAGCTAAAATACTAGATCTTCGCTCAAATTTCGCAACAAAAGATGACGTTAAATCTATAATTATAAGTCATTGGGCAACTTGGCTATCTCTTATATTCACGTTTATTGCAGCCGTAGCTGGTGTTCTTGCTGTTGTGGTCAGTATGCAACCGAAATCTGAGAATAATAATCAAAATCCAATTCCCTTAGAGAGTCCAAGTCCAACACCATCTCCAAAGGGAACTCAAGGTTAGTAATAATCAAGGTAATATAAAAATGGCTAAAAGTGGTCTG
Encoded here:
- a CDS encoding dCTP deaminase; translation: MSEGILSKQDIEAKIDSGELVLNAVKANLEACSYDLRIGTIFKNGQIINENHPDANRQFDIQPGEIINLFTLEEIKLSSKIMATVFARNAESSFKALLVLNPGHIDPGFQGLITIKAINLGKDPLSIQRGQKILTIIFEEMPNFTTSPYNRQMSRAEQEQKFNDVLVQQNTYNLSQIIVGGSDSPYFTKQEVEAKILDLRSNFATKDDVKSIIISHWATWLSLIFTFIAAVAGVLAVVVSMQPKSENNNQNPIPLESPSPTPSPKGTQG